The nucleotide window TTTCATTATGTATTGTCCTATCGTCGGTATTTAGTAGCATTATATTGTAGTTAAATTATACCAAAGGAGGATATTTATATGAAGAAGAAAGTTTTTGCAGTTTTAGTAATCTTAACATTGACATTTACTGCAGGTGTCATGGCAGCTCCACAATTAAAACTAATAATTAACGGTACACCAGTTACTAGTCCTGCACCCAAACTAATTGATGGTTCTACATATGTGCCATTACGTGTAGTATCGGAGATGTTAGGAGCTGAGGTAGGTTGGGATGCTAAATCGTACACTGTTACAGTAGATAGTGAAAAGCAACCTACCGATGGCCAAAAAGTAGAAGGTTTTCATTTCCACAGTATAGATATTCAAGATGTGGAACATGGTTATCATGATGTCTATCTAAATGTAAAGAATAATACAGGTAAAGAAGTGAGATCTGCTTATTTCAACTTAGTTTTTTATGACAAGTCAGGCAAAGTATTGGCTTCT belongs to Mangrovibacillus cuniculi and includes:
- a CDS encoding stalk domain-containing protein, encoding MKKKVFAVLVILTLTFTAGVMAAPQLKLIINGTPVTSPAPKLIDGSTYVPLRVVSEMLGAEVGWDAKSYTVTVDSEKQPTDGQKVEGFHFHSIDIQDVEHGYHDVYLNVKNNTGKEVRSAYFNLVFYDKSGKVLASELISTGELKNGETKFIDLMVEDKIAGYSSYKFHKDAIYFK